The Arachis hypogaea cultivar Tifrunner chromosome 19, arahy.Tifrunner.gnm2.J5K5, whole genome shotgun sequence genome has a window encoding:
- the LOC112776696 gene encoding zinc-finger homeodomain protein 4-like isoform X1: protein MEPNNYNSCSNVVVTDDEKKPLLEEKKMGTIIRYKECLKNHAASLGGNATDGCGEFMPCGQQGTIEALICSACNCHRNFHRKEIQSEAHHHQHQVVKHIFAHSSISLSDQSYDHDHNDNKDYCEKGGVRMKKRFRTKFTQEQKAKMLDFAEKAGWKIQKLDESMVNKFCQDLGIKRRVLKVWMHNNKNTFAAKNKKNLSTTT from the coding sequence ATGGAGCCTAATAACTACAATTCTTGTTCTAATGTTGTTGTCACTGATGATGAGAAGAAGCCATTATTAGAAGAGAAAAAGATGGGTACAATAATAAGATACAAAGAATGTCTGAAGAACCATGCAGCTTCACTTGGTGGCAATGCAACTGATGGATGCGGCGAATTCATGCCCTGTGGTCAACAAGGTACCATTGAAGCCCTCATCTGTTCTGCATGCAATTGCCATAGAAACTTTCACAGGAAAGAGATTCAATCTGAagctcatcatcatcaacatcaagTGGTGAAGCATATTTTTGCACACTCATCAATTAGTCTTTCTGATCAATCTTATGATCATGATCATAACGACAATAAGGATTATTGTGAAAAAGGGGGGGTGCGGATGAAGAAGAGGTTCAGAACAAAGTTCACACAAGAACAGAAGGCGAAGATGCTCGATTTCGCGGAGAAGGCCGGATGGAAGATACAGAAGCTAGATGAATCTATGGTGAACAAGTTTTGCCAAGACCTTGGGATCAAGAGAAGGGTACTCAAGGTTTGGATgcacaataacaagaacacttttgctgcgaagaataagaagaatctTTCTACAACCACCTAG
- the LOC112776696 gene encoding zinc-finger homeodomain protein 4-like isoform X2 — protein MGTIIRYKECLKNHAASLGGNATDGCGEFMPCGQQGTIEALICSACNCHRNFHRKEIQSEAHHHQHQVVKHIFAHSSISLSDQSYDHDHNDNKDYCEKGGVRMKKRFRTKFTQEQKAKMLDFAEKAGWKIQKLDESMVNKFCQDLGIKRRVLKVWMHNNKNTFAAKNKKNLSTTT, from the coding sequence ATGGGTACAATAATAAGATACAAAGAATGTCTGAAGAACCATGCAGCTTCACTTGGTGGCAATGCAACTGATGGATGCGGCGAATTCATGCCCTGTGGTCAACAAGGTACCATTGAAGCCCTCATCTGTTCTGCATGCAATTGCCATAGAAACTTTCACAGGAAAGAGATTCAATCTGAagctcatcatcatcaacatcaagTGGTGAAGCATATTTTTGCACACTCATCAATTAGTCTTTCTGATCAATCTTATGATCATGATCATAACGACAATAAGGATTATTGTGAAAAAGGGGGGGTGCGGATGAAGAAGAGGTTCAGAACAAAGTTCACACAAGAACAGAAGGCGAAGATGCTCGATTTCGCGGAGAAGGCCGGATGGAAGATACAGAAGCTAGATGAATCTATGGTGAACAAGTTTTGCCAAGACCTTGGGATCAAGAGAAGGGTACTCAAGGTTTGGATgcacaataacaagaacacttttgctgcgaagaataagaagaatctTTCTACAACCACCTAG